Part of the Erinaceus europaeus chromosome 5, mEriEur2.1, whole genome shotgun sequence genome is shown below.
ggcaaaaaaaaaaaaaaaaaactgtgaattTCCTGACTCTTCACATCTTATACCCAACCCTGATCTTGCTGGCTATATCTTTAAAATCTGTAATTTGTCATCCACCCCCCCTCATATTCACGACAGCACAGAATCTAGCCCACTATAAACTCTCACTAAAGCTTCTTTCCTTGTTCCACATTCTATTCTACATTGAAACCAGAGTGATAGTCTTTCAAAGATCTATTTATcaacaagagaaggggagagatgctagggattaaacttgggcccTCATGCTTTGAAGTTAAATGTTCTAGTCATTGCCCAACCTCCTGGGTCACCAAAGTGAtagctttaaaaaatgtaaataagagggagtcgggctgtagcgcagtgggttaagcgcaggtggcgcaaagcacaaggaccggcataaggatcccggttcgagccccggctccccacctgcaggggagtcgcttcacaggcggtgaagcaggtctgcaggtgtctatctttctctcctcctctctgtcttcccctcctctctccatttctctctgtcctattcaagaacgacaacaacaataataactacaacaataaaaaaacaacaagggcaacaaaagggaataaataaataaaataaatatttttttaaaaatgtaaataagatCAGACCATTTCAATGGTCAAATCTATACACAGCATAGCCTCCACAGATATTCGAATTCTTCCTTCTACAAGTGGGAGACATTTTCCCTGCATCATTCTACTCCAGACTTGTTGGCCTTCCTGCTGTTCCTTCAATTTATCAGGCTTCTTTTGACCTTGAAGCCTTTGTACATGCTCTTTCCTCTGCCTAGGAAAATTCTTTGCATGGCTTCTCATTGTAGCTAGATCCCCACTCAGATATTTCCTTTTCAGAAAGACCTTCTTGGAAATACTGTCCAAAAAGCAACCCAATCCCCTCCTTATTCTTTAAATATAAGATAATGTTGTCTAACACTTAGAAAAATAAACTCAATGGTAAATTTATAAATTATGAGGTTTTTACATAAAATTCccatttgagaaaaaaataaacaaggaaatttTGTACTTATGCCTCTTGGCAAAAATCATGTCTTATTAGCTTACTCCTATTACATAAGTTTTACCACAGACCCTACCTACTACCTTCCTGTCACCAGTGATATTCTAAACTGGATCCCTTACAGACTTTCAAGGCTCTAGACTGAACATATTTTGTGGTAAGTTTGCCAACATTtggtatatatattataaaaacataaatacatcatgacttttctaacaacccagtaTCTCATTTAGAGATAAAATTAGTCCCACATCCAAGTGCCATACTGATTATAGAACAATTGTCCTGTTTgacaaacctaaaaaaaaattaaaaaataaagaacctcACTAGTGAAAGGACGGAAAGACCAAACTCAATTGTTTTTCAAAATAGTTCTCTGCTTTAGAaggttatttttaaagacttttatttttaaagaaacatagaTTAGAAATAATTTTCTAAACCTCATGAACATTTGTTCCAGATGTAACCTAAAGTGATTCATTCACCCATGCTGACACATGCCCATTGTCCTCAGAAAGAAAATAACTTCACTTAATATCAGATGATTGCATAGTCTGAAGTTAAAGAGACATATATGTATAAGCACAAGAATAAAAGAActgtgttttttattgctgtattgTCAGTCATCAAGAATCTCCAATGTGTGGAAAACTGTGTTAGGTCTTTGCACAGCtcatattctattttattctctGGGGtatcagatagaaaaaaaatatatcaaagcaAACCAGGTATGTTATGATGTATGTTATAGGAGTTGGTAAGTGTtgtaaataaaagggaaagtggAGTTGAGGAAGGGAAATTGAAGGGTTAATTTCCTACTGTATTAACAATGAATTTAGGGTAGGTGATGTTGAAAAGCTGAGATCTGAAAGGAGTTGCCAAGTGGGTCTGTAAGGGAAGAGCCTTCCAGAATAAAGAAAGGCCGAGGTAAAACCCTTAGGCAGGGGTGTGTCTGGTGTATCACAGAGCCGTGTGCTACTCTGGCTGAGGTATTGTGCAGTCAAATTGACTACAGTTTATAAATACACACGCTCCTCTCCTTAGGAATAGTGTAGTCTCTATAGCTAAGGAGCACTTATCATCTATTTTTAATTAGTCTATATTTTGATTTGGCCATGACCTGTCAATTTGGGACTCCATGACAGCTTTAGAGACATTTCAGCAATGCGGGTGCAATTTTATAAGGGTAACATACGCAGCTGGCCCCAGTTGGCCCTGCCTTGCAAAGCCTGAACCTAAGCTAGTGGATATGCATAACGAGTTTTCATGAACTGGCTGCATTTCGATTATTCCCAGTGCTCACTCCTAGTCCATATATCGAACCTGGTGCTTTTCAAAGGAGTAGTCTATGAGGAAAAGAATAAGAACTGGAATTTGTTATCTGACTCTGCATGTTAATTATTCTCCACTAAGCAATGCAGTTCAGAGGTGTCTCCTGAAGCTCTCCCTAACAGCACTTCTCATCTCCTCCATGCAGCTACTAGCAGAGGACTGGCCCTTTGGAGCTGAGATGTGTAAGCTGGTGCCTTTCATACAGAAGGCCTCTGTGGGGATCACCGTGCTGAGTCTATGTGCTCTAAGTATTGACAGGTAAGAGCTTATGTTTAATCCAAGTGTATCCTGAACTCTAAACCACTAATTGCTAGGTTACTTAGAAAATAAGCTGTGTAATTTAATAAAATCAGACACTGCCAGCTTGACAATTCTATTTCGCTCTCCAGATATCGAGCTGTTGCTTCTTGGAGTCGAATTAAAGGAATTGGGGTTCCAAAATGGACAGCAGTAGAAATTGTTTTAATTTGGGTGGTCTCGGTGGTTCTGGCAGTCCCTGAAGCTGTGGGTTTTGATATGATTACCCTTGACTATAAAGGAAGATCTCTGCGAATCTGCTTACTTCATCCTACTCAGAAAACAGCTTTCATGCAGGTAAATAATCTTTCTGCTCTGACCTTATAAATATTTAGCTGTTTTTCTCCTGATCCCTCTTTCTTGGGAAGCaattgatttatgactgtctttgGCACACTTTAAGAATGTAGGTTCCAGGAGTGTGGGTTTAACAATGACTAATAACCCAAACTACAAGAAACCAGGTCACTGTTTTGCCCAAGAATCCCCTGGATATAGAtttatactatatatatgtatatatacaggtTTACTACATAGGTTACATTATACATGCTTATACCAAATTGATAGCAAGAGAGTCAATCTGGAGTTTCAACTGTTGTACTGAAATACCCGACAAGGACTAAGTACTCTGCATAAGTCATCAGATAGAGTGGATGGGCCAGAGAATCATCAAATAGAAGTCACCTTGGGGTAGATGGATTCTGAGTGTGAAGTCTGCTCTCTTTAAAAGGAAATCTATTGTGAATAGCTGCTCATCTTGCCCACTTACTAAAGATCacttaagaaagaagtaagataaGAATGATGCTGTCAGTCTCCAAAAGATAGTTTCCTAATGTAAAAGCCTAGTGCCAACAGAATGGATTAGGGGATCAGCCTACTTGTAACGATTTCCTTTTATATGTATAAAGCAATACTATATAAAAAATCATGAGATGTGTATCACAatcaaaagaataaaatgaaataaagaatgagATTCTTTTCATATTTAATTTAATGGGGGAAAAGCAGTACATAGCATACAGAATTCTGCTCCAACACAGATCTCTCCAGAGCAACTAGTTTTTCaaaaacaaaagggcaggaaaaggataaaagaagtgaaagtcaTAAGTAGCTTTGATTTTTAATAGACTAGATTTATATATGAGTAAGCTAAATAACTAACAGACATCTTCACATCTCTTTTTCCCATCAAATAAACATGTTAAAAGGTAAAAATATCCTTTATACACTGAAATATCTTTATCTAGATGTGGGTTTCCAACAAAAATACCTTAAGGATAATGTGCTTATTTGAAGACAGCACTGAGTTTGCTCAAATGTTAATATTTTAAGCATAATTATAGCACAGTGCCTTCAGAAATTGAAATACCTGATAGAAAACGTTTGTTTCatacaatatattttattatcagcACATGAGTAGAATCAGTTCATAGATGTGACCTGAAAGATCTTACATAGTATtgaatatttataaaattgacaTTGGTAATTATTCTCTGATAAATAAAGTGGTTGTACTTTAACATCAGCGTATAAAGTTTTTCTTATAGAAAAATATTAACCAtaaactttcttttccccatagtTTTACAAGTCGGCTAAAGATTGGTGGCTATTTAGTTTCTATTTCTGCTTGCCCCTGGCCATCACTGCAATTTTTTATACCTTGATGACCTGTGaaatgttgagaaagaagagtggCATGCAGATTGCTTTAAATGACCACTTAAAGCAggtaagaaaatataaatatctgCAGACTCATAATTACACTTATGGTTATGAAAGTGATAATAATTAGCTAAGATTTTAGTATACctggaaatattttctttttcttcattcttttttggaATATACAAAAATCTCTTAAAAGGTCTAtagacattattatttttaatatgtctCATCATTTTAGTTCTAATTCACAGCAAGTTTTCAACATAAAGCTAAGTGTCCTGAATTTTCACAAGTGCCATGAATTTATAAACAACATTAGATCTTCTGTGGGGAAGAGAGAATGCTGTGATGTTGAACTATGTTTGTAGGATACAATCATGGTTTTATTTCAGAGACGGGAAGTGGCCAAAACAGTATTTTGCCTCGTCCTTGTCTTTGCCCTCTGCTGGCTTCCCCTTCACCTCAGCAGGATTTTGAAGCTCACTCTTTATGATCAGAATGACTCCAACAGATGTGAACTTTTGAGGTAAGAAAGATAAAActtaaataattttgtaaataaatgctATGTACAATTTTTTGCCACTAATTGTTAGGGAATAGTTAATATTCCTATTTCCCCTCAAATTTTAAGGAAATACTGAAAGGTATTTGAGAGGACACTGGGATTGAACACTGGAATTGGAAGCAACAGTTGTCCAAATCATAAACAAGTGGCTCATGTGAAAATACTAAATCGATTTCTTCTGTGCATTTTGTAAATCCTTTCTTTTCAGCAAACTTTATCACTTTCAAATGAGGTTTTAGTTTAAACAAGAACAGGTGGGGGTAAAAGATTATCAGCAAAGACACCAGTGATAAAATCAAAACCATTGTATGTGCATAATTTttcctcccccaaaataaaaatctgaaaaGAAGACATGTTCAGAGTAGTATATTTTTCATAGACACGTtatggattattatttttttttgtagctttttGTTGGTTTTGGACTACATTGGCATCAACATGGCCTCCCTGAATTCCTGTATTAATCCAATAGCTTTGTATCTGGTGAGCAAAAGATTCAAAAATTGTTTTAAGGTAAGTGGAAATTCCAAAATAAACTCTTTTAAATCTGGCATAGATATAATCATTCCAAATTAATACTGATTCTGTCTGACAGATTTAATGAGTGGTTTTATAATTTCCTCTTGCATTATACTACAgatgattttaaaattttaatttttattacaaatCAACTTATCTTGTTTTTGACTGTAAATCCTAGTCAAATGCTCCCCACTGCCTCAACTAATCAGTTACACTTACATAATTGTTTATTAATAAAAATCATATGACAGCATCTGACAAAtatcaacaaaagaataaataaatatgagttcAGTTTTCAGGGGCTCAGAATAAGGCAACATAGCTTGCCAAACCAAGTTTTCTTCAAATCAGTATAAGACTatgcagtaaagaaatttaattcAGATTCAACTTCCTTTTTTATACTGTCTTTATATAATAGGGATGTGCTACTTGATGTGGAGTAAGTGTAAACATCTTCCATTCTGCTCCTTATAGTATATcatttatccattcattcattaacCTCTTAAACAATCTAACATTAAGTAAGATATTGCCTGCTCTTAATGTAGGCAATTGCCAATTTGTTGTTAGAAAATCAAGAACTCGGCTTCTCTACAAGATCTGCGACAGTTCATAAAATGATGTGGTTACTCACAAACTCCTTCATCAAGATCAGACCCCTCAGGCTACAGAGTagaaagcagtggattctttttttttttatatacccaCAGattctcagaaacaaacaaaatgaatgaagtgtgtgtgcgtgtgtgtgtgtgtttattttaaccTAATGCACTTTTCTTACCTTACTGTGTAACACAATTTAAGACACACATGAAAATGTGACtgaaaaaataacaacagaataTTAAATTTACTGACATGTAGATATGTTTATGAAGAAGAATTGAATAAGAGCAAATTGCTGAGTAGAGTGTATGGTgcaatattaagatataaaggacaCATATTTCCCAAGATGTCCATGTAATTCATCTGTGGGGCAATATGTCTTATTTGTATAATGAAGTCTTGAGTTATGCATTTATCTAAGAGTATTTCTATAGTAAACTAGAGTAAAAAGCAAGAATTAAGAGCAGTTTTCTCTGCCTTTTCTACTTAAAAATAccattataataataatatttgtatGACTATATGTATCTAaggggaataaaataaaacatggaaAGAAAGTAACCCAAGAATTCTAGATCATGCATAGAGAGTCAGAACCTTATAGAGCAGGAAGAGTGGTGATCGTGCAACTGATATAAACCTATAATGAGTTATTTTGTTTTGTACAGTCATGTTTATGCTGCTGGTGCCAGTCATTTGAAGAAAAACAGTCTTTGGAGGAAAAGCAGTCGTGCCTAAAGTTCAAAGCTAACGATCACGGATATGACAACTTCCGTTCCAGTAATAAATACAGCTCATCTTAAAAGAAGGAATATTCCCTTaatttgattttctttattttgaacaTAAGTCATTACAACAGTATGGCATTCACTGAAACAGCTGTGTGTTTGCATAAAACAATTTAAGAGTGATTATTTTCTCAAGACTCATACGTGCCATGTTATGGGCTGAGGAGGATGAGATGAAAAGCAGTGAGAAGTAAGAAAGCTTCAGTATGAAAGCACTTGATTTGTGACTGTCAGCACTTCAATGTAGCTCTTAATAACTAATACCATGTATTCATACACCACTTTTGTTTAAAATGAGCTCattcaaatgtattttttaaaattatcacaaaggtttatttttaatgtgaattTGATAAAGGAAAAATATGTAACTGTAAGGCAGAgttttaaaatgacttttaaattATTCAATTAAAAATCCTTTTCACTATTATTTTTACTAACAGCATCAAACCATTGGCTGAAGTATAACTGAAAAAACAGCTTAGTTGTCAAATTTTGGGGGACATTAGAAACATTTAAATGATCAAGATGGTGTATCAGAAAAACGTGCCAAGGTTttggaaaaatcaataaaatttatatattcagATAAGATCTAACATCActaagaaagggaaaggagattTGGAATGCTACCCCCAAAGACAGCTTTGGGAATATCCCATTCATATAGTCAGCCAAGAAAATATTACCtagttcactaatcctttcttaaataaaaaattaaataaaaaaaaagaaaatattacctATAGTTTTTTCCAGACTAAGACATTCTTCTACTGTCATTATTGCAGTAGTTTgaacactacttttttttttttacttttgtcatctgtaaatacttttaaaacaaTTAATTATGTGTAGATAATTAAACAAAGGGCAGGCCCCACTGTTTATATCTTTGTAGGAAGAGTGATGTCAGGAACCCTGTACTGAACAGAATGTGAGTTGCCTGGAGCAGTGTCCACATGACAGAAGAGAAGGCGTCCTCCCATGCTATAGTTAAAGTGAACTTTGGCATATGGAACACATGATATTTAAAATGCAGTATTATTTTTAAGACCATACAATTTAACAGCAAGCTGTAAAAGTTAAAACTAATTCTTGTAGTAtttttgtaaataactaatagAAAAGAGCTTTTTGCTTGGCGCTTTCCTATCACAGTCAAAACTGCTTTTTGAGACTGTAAGGATCTCTTACTTTGTGCGTTCTTGCCTAATTCTTGAATCTCCTCAGCAAAGTGCCTTAGATTAATTTGGGATGGGATGTGTGTGAAAGTATGtgcaagagaaaaaaggaagaaagaggaaatgaggtggggtgggaggaagccTGTGGGGACATATTCCCATTCTTAGCCTGATGTTCGTCATTGCCCTGTCACATCAATGCAAAAGGTCCTGATTCTGTTCCAGCAAAACATAGTGCAATGTCctcagaatgacttcaggaacaaaTTGGGCCCAAGAGCTTTAACTCTGTCTTAAAATATAACAGAGTTCCTACTTTCTTTTACCCCCTCTGAGTAATTTGGGGCCACATGTTGGAAAAAAACTAGATGCATCCTCTTCTGCCAGCATCTAATGTGATGACACAGTAAACCAAAACCCAACAATGTGACCCCCCCAAAGGGACAATAATTAATTCAAGTGCCAGGTGGAGTCTATTTACTAATCATTGagtcttatttattgatttctcCCCAATAACTATCTTGAATATCTgccataacaaaaaaataaataaattcaaacttTATATATTAAATTAGTTTTGGGTCCCACTAAGATTTTTATACTTTGTTAATATGTCTTATTCCTATTTGGTTCATTTTTATTACCATACACAGAatatgtttcttctttttaatttatgtcCTAATAGATTACTTTCTATATAAGAATTGTGGTCTGCAGTCATCCTGACAAAATTTGTGACTACACACAAAGATATACCATATTGTAATGAAATTGCATtaagttgctttttaaaaatgtttgattaaaaaattatcatAGTAAAGATGGGTTAAGAAACATGATTTACTGACATAATTAGAACCAAGACAAGAAAAGGTGCTACTGTTTAACATTAAATGATATTTCCTACTGTCAAAACTATATAATATAGCAATGAAAAAATAGTATTAACCTGGGTGTTAACACATAAAAGATTTAtaagctattttcttttctttcttttttttttttttttttaccagagcactacttagctctggcttatggtggtgcgggggattgaacctgggacttcggagcctcaggcatgacagtctctttgcataaccattatgctatctacccctgctcataTTTTCCTTTTACACTGCTAATGCAGGTGTATGTTCAAGCACCTTTCAGTATTGATATATGGCCAAAGTATTACAGTTTGTAGCAAAACCTTACATATTATAGCTAATTTTATGAAATTATAATATAACTATGTTGACTATTATACATTTTTCTGCAGTCACTTAAAATGGCAATTACTGTAATTGCTGACTTCTTACCACataaaacaaaatcaataaaaatttaagttgCTTTTAAAAATACCAGTGTATGTTTAATTGTGCAGGCAACAGTTTATTAAATGCCAATTAGTTGTTTAAAGGAGAAACAAATGTTACTTAATGGACAAAAATTATGCCAAGCATATAACTGtcaaagaaaatatgaaatttaAGGCAAAATGCAGTTTCTGATCTCTAGGTTATACTTTTATAATGTCCATTGGTTGTGAGGAATCAGATCTACCTGTAAACATTCAATTCCCAATATCAATCAGCTTCTTAACAGTTTCTAAAAGCTCATCATGTCTCTATCTCTGATTGTTAATCTTTGGAGCATTTTGGTGTTTAATTACCATTGTACCAGAGATCAAAGGTGAAATACTGAAATGAAATATTATAACTAATTATTTTACTTCACAAGTTTTGTTAGCGTATTTACTATTTTCAAGGTAGGATAAAACTAGTAAGATCTAAATTTCTGACTCTATAGAAAACATAAATGGCAAAACTTAATAGAAGACAGTACAACAAATACTAAATAGCTGTCAACTGACTTCTATGGAAGTGcgtgtgtctgtatttctctgtatAAAATCACTTCATTGACCTGCCAGAAGCTATCAAGAATTAACACTTACTATTTTCCCATGTAATTATGTTGAGTCCAGACTAGTATTTCAGAAGTTTCTATGAATCATCCCTAACTTCTACTGAATTTCAGCTGCCTAATCTTAACTGAGTACTAGAAAATATTAAAGTTGGGAATTCCAGGGGTCAAGTGAGAGGTAcatcaaaggaaaaataaagacagtGCCTTCTTTATATTGTCACTGAAGGAAGCCTACTTTATCTTGAGCAGCTAGTTGTTAAGTAACAATTATAATAATGCTCCAACAAATCATTATGTTAAAACTAgatagaataaagaaatattttatacttGAAGAGAAACCAAGAAATTTGACAGACCTAAGATGCAGAGAAATTCTAAGAAGGCTGATGCCAAGTTGTGAGCAGTGACAATGAACTAGGCTGACTTGCTTCAATCATTTATTAGTTTCAGACATGATAACATTAAATAATCAACAGACTGAATGAAGACATTCAGACTGGAAAGTCCCATGGGATAATCTCAGGATTCAAGGCTTGCTTGAGCACAGGGAATAACCCCACCACATAAAGCAGGCAGCATGTATAATGGGAAAAAAACTTCCAAACTTTGGAAATAGTTGGCCTCAAACAAACCAGTTAACAGCTTGAGGTCTCCgtttaattactttaaaaatacagttgttgggagtcaggcagtagcacagtgggttaagcccacgtggcaccaagcgcaaggaccagcataaggatccgggttcaagcccctggctccctacctgcaggggagtcgcttcacaggcagtgaagcaggtatgcaggtgtctatctttctctccccctctgtcttcccctcctctctccatttctctctgtcctatccaacaatgatgacatcaacaacaacaataataactacaacaataaaataagaacatcaaaagggaataaattaataaatattttttaaaagaatttttaaaaagtacagttGTGACTATTCCCACTCAATCCTTATATTAAATCAACACATTTTAGTGTACATATTAAGTGATTTTAGTATACTTTCTAAGCTATAACCAAATACAGAAGACAGAGTTCCTGCCCTCCAGAAACACATAATCTGAGTGATAGACAAATAAAGGCAGTTAACATACTGCAGGTACTGGAAAATAAATGTGGTAAGAATTGGGAGTTCTTGGAAAATGCATCATAAGAATACATGAGTTAAGCCTCAAAGGAATCTTACTTTGTTACCATCACTGACAAACATCAgtcttgagagaaagagaaccagtatGGCCAGTTCAGGAAAGGGCCTGAACTCCAATATAATGGGAGAGGGATTGTGAAAAGTGGGTTGAAGAGAGTCCAGGAGGGCCTTGTGTCCCACATAGTGTGGTCTTCCCTTCCCCATGGGTGTTTTTCAAGTGTCTAAGGATTTCATGCCACAGATTCATCTGGCATGTTTATTTAAAATGCAGATTCCTAGAGTCCATCTCTGATGTATACAGCCTGGGGCCCAGAAGTATTTACATTAACAGAGTCTTCAAGACCTAAAGCCAAGAAGCCCTACAATGCAGATATTTGCAAACTGCTAAACATTATAAACAAATAACAGTGTAAGTTCTATTTTCACAAAATTGCTTTGGAAATAGTA
Proteins encoded:
- the EDNRB gene encoding endothelin receptor type B — its product is MRKRIRTGICYLTLHVNYSPLSNAVQRCLLKLSLTALLISSMQLLAEDWPFGAEMCKLVPFIQKASVGITVLSLCALSIDRYRAVASWSRIKGIGVPKWTAVEIVLIWVVSVVLAVPEAVGFDMITLDYKGRSLRICLLHPTQKTAFMQFYKSAKDWWLFSFYFCLPLAITAIFYTLMTCEMLRKKSGMQIALNDHLKQRREVAKTVFCLVLVFALCWLPLHLSRILKLTLYDQNDSNRCELLSFLLVLDYIGINMASLNSCINPIALYLVSKRFKNCFKSCLCCWCQSFEEKQSLEEKQSCLKFKANDHGYDNFRSSNKYSSS